A stretch of the Sulfurimonas sp. HSL-1656 genome encodes the following:
- a CDS encoding YigZ family protein has protein sequence MLTLKTPVSATVEIKQSKFIAHLVPYSAFETTLQHLRTEHPKGRHFVTAFRYLNEHMQVVEGSSDDGEPKGTSGKPSLAVLAGHDLIDAAVIIVRYFGGTKLGTGGLVRAYTQAVSDVVALAELTEYIPQVEAVFTCGYSAVSQVEYLLGECGVSDVEKSFGTAEVRWNVRAGREVLEIFFERAGRRLERLC, from the coding sequence ATGTTAACGCTTAAGACGCCCGTTTCCGCCACCGTTGAAATCAAACAATCAAAATTCATTGCCCACCTTGTCCCCTACAGCGCGTTCGAGACGACCCTGCAGCATTTGAGAACGGAACACCCCAAGGGGCGCCATTTCGTGACGGCTTTCCGCTACCTGAATGAGCATATGCAGGTCGTCGAGGGGAGCAGCGACGACGGCGAACCGAAAGGGACCTCCGGCAAACCGAGCCTCGCGGTCCTGGCGGGGCATGACCTGATCGATGCCGCCGTGATCATTGTGCGCTATTTCGGCGGCACGAAACTGGGGACGGGGGGACTGGTCCGCGCCTATACACAGGCGGTTTCCGATGTCGTGGCCCTCGCGGAACTGACCGAATATATCCCCCAGGTGGAGGCCGTATTTACCTGCGGTTACAGTGCAGTGTCGCAGGTGGAGTATCTTCTTGGAGAGTGCGGTGTTTCCGATGTCGAAAAGTCCTTCGGTACCGCGGAGGTCCGCTGGAATGTGAGGGCGGGGAGGGAAGTACTGGAGATCTTTTTCGAGCGTGCGGGGCGGCGGCTGGAACGACTCTGCTGA